The Argentina anserina chromosome 3, drPotAnse1.1, whole genome shotgun sequence genome includes a region encoding these proteins:
- the LOC126785660 gene encoding uncharacterized protein LOC126785660: protein MSMYQVYCILYWLFVLVKLFLMDRNLGKGAMDQPKYSSVETINDGYGSANQRFFPDPSSNMNINMRPPEYNVSVGTRPVLNYSIQTGEEFSLEFMRERVNSRQHLLVPHASGDPNSASRVMGLKSILAINNSGSESGSDVSMVNLAEKDHVQEYDRKTSPLENQSYYDSVRSPQPSSRNDINRGLSHASSGVSDSSLGKVKFLCSFGGKILPRPKDGKLRYVGGETRIIRITRDIFWQDLMQKLLAVYEQTHTIKYQLPGEDLDALVSVSSDEDLQNMMEECLQDGGSQRPRMFLFSSVDVEESKSVEGDSEIQYVVAVNGMDLGSKKNSLALGSSLGNNLEELLSLSVAKGSIHTVPDTMQASAVPSVVEVTSSVDQSSHSAVPGSSSAYENNSQLYQGQQLHSGDTQQHPLSALNPAESFLAQDEQTSVLLSVPALYDFCSQPPNYVIGENVGSMPIFGQPIQQGGVIEDRVYAGIHGQDTELPIKDMGLKRDSSNKKLNRAENVQPLAKDTPLKEARMTRESSLQKINEIDKVRNLDNENSVSVNPYDGSVPNCITGDEVSVGSSVAETGSPLLTTRINKKLLEPRQNSATSEGVGDGQKNNGDDRFHTAASQLSNPGYGGSEVDPRFASSDVDSRYAGSEVDSMDFSYLEQPVIPPRVYHSERIPREQLGLNRLSKSGDSFGSPFIVAQAHSDHKQPSMESVEKLHDENVSLQSEQPVLPSKLVYKNPQTVEEGIDQNVQRSDSKNVVSNSGDGRETGRLKDNYGDRSINDKQAALTQLRAGQETSLKPTDDSASVPPEYEWTEISGSKDYGNNGKGHVNPVTQKQNSITGGGNGESAAGVGTTDILIDINDRFPRDFMSDIFSKAETDPSGVSPLPGDGAGLSLNMENHEPMHWSYFRNLAQNEFVRKDVSLMDQDHLGFISPLTGIGEGAPVDYSFPPLKSAGVLFGHNESHISFDEDIRQDLSSITGPTTINADNPSLPEGIESEQVDGVNHRVQESEYEDDKLDNNNTGVPHGDLSLETFDITTLQIISNEDLEELRELGSGTFGTVYHGKWRGTDVAIKRIKKSCFTGRSSEQERLTIEFWREAEILSKLHHPNVVAFYGVVQDGPGATMATVAEFMVNGSLRHVLLSKERHLDRRKRLIIAMDAAFGMEYLHSKNIVHFDLKCDNLLVNLKDPLRPICKVGDFGLSKIKRNTLVTGGVRGTLPWMAPELLSGSSSKVSEKVDVFSFGIVLWEILTGEEPYANMHYGAIIGGIVNNTLRPHVPGYCDAEWKLLMEQCWAPDPTIRPSFTEIARRLRVMSAACQTKPQQQQNQVAK from the exons ATGTCCATGTACCAGGTTTACTGCATTTTGTATTGGTTGTTTGTTCTGGTGAAGTTATTCCTTATGGATAGAAATCTGGGTAAAGGTGCAATGGATCAACCAAAATACAGCTCTGTTGAAACTATAAATGATGGCTATGGGTCAGCCAATCAACGGTTTTTCCCAGATCCATCAAGTAATATGAACATTAATATGCGACCTCCAGAGTATAATGTTTCTGTTGGAACCAGACCTGTATTAAATTACTCTATTCAGACTGGCGAGGagttttctcttgaatttatGCGGGAAAGGGTGAACTCAAGGCAGCATCTATTAGTCCCACATGCCTCTGGGGATCCTAATAGTGCTTCTAGAGTTATGGGTCTAAAAAGCATACTTGCAATCAACAATTCAGGCTCAGAGAGTGGGTCTGATGTTTCTATGGTGAATTTAGCAGAGAAAGATCATGTCCAGGAATATGATAGAAAGACATCTCCTCTTGAAAATCAGAGTTATTATGATTCGGTACGGTCACCACAACCCTCATCAAGAAATGACATTAATCGGGGACTTTCTCATGCCTCTTCAGGAGTGTCTGATAGCTCATTGGGAAAAGTGAAGTTCCTGTGCAGCTTTGGTGGTAAAATCTTGCCTCGTCCTAAAGATGGAAAGCTTAGATACGTTGGAGGTGAAACACGTATCATCCGGATAACCAGGGATATCTTTTGGCAGGATCTTATGCAGAAACTGTTAGCAGTTTATGAGCAAACTCATACAATAAAGTATCAGCTTCCTGGCGAGGATCTTGATGCATTAGTTTCTGTTTCATCTGACGAGGATCTGCAAAACATGATGGAGGAATGCCTACAAGATGGAGGATCACAGAGGCCTAGGATGTTCCTCTTTTCTAGTGTTGATGTAGAGGAATCTAAAAGCGTGGAGGGGGattctgaaattcaatatgtTGTTGCTGTAAACGGGATGGACCTGGGTTCAAAAAAGAATTCTCTTGCTCTGGGAAGTTCTTTAGGCAACAATTTGGAAGAGTTACTCAGTCTAAGTGTTGCAAAGGGCAGCATTCACACTGTACCTGATACAATGCAGGCTAGTGCTGTTCCATCAGTGGTAGAAGTGACTTCATCAGTTGACCAATCTTCTCATTCAGCGGTTCCTGGTTCTTCAAGTGCTTATGAGAACAACTCACAGCTTTATCAGGGACAACAATTGCATAGTGGAGACACCCAACAACATCCATTGTCAGCTTTGAACCCTGCGGAGAGCTTCCTTGCACAAGATGAACAAACTTCAGTGCTCTTATCTGTTCCAGCGCTGTATGATTTCTGTTCTCAGCCTCCTAATTACGTAATTGGAGAAAATGTCGGTTCTATGCCTATCTTTGGACAGCCAATTCAACAAGGAGGTGTGATTGAAGATCGGGTATATGCTGGAATACATGGGCAAGATACAGAACTACCCATAAAAGATATGGGATTGAAAAGAGATAGCTCCAACAAAAAGTTAAATAGAGCTGAAAATGTTCAACCTTTGGCAAAGGATACTCCACTGAAGGAAGCAAGAATGACGAGGGAGAGCTCTCTCCAGAAGAtaaatgaaattgataaaGTTCGAAATTTAGATAATGAGAACTCTGTTTCGGTAAATCCATATGATGGTTCTGTTCCAAATTGCATTACCGGGGATGAAGTCTCAGTTGGCAGTTCAGTGGCAGAGACAGGGTCACCCTTATTGACGACAAGAATCAACAAAAAGCTCCTGGAACCTCGACAGAATTCAGCAACCTCTGAAGGTGTAGGTGATGGGCAAAAGAACAATGGAGATGACCGTTTCCACACAGCAGCCAGTCAACTGTCTAATCCTGGATATGGTGGCTCTGAAGTTGATCCTAGATTCGCCAGCTCTGATGTTGACTCTAGATATGCTGGCTCTGAGGTTGATTCTATGGACTTTAGCTATCTTGAACAACCTGTGATTCCTCCACGTGTCTATCATTCAGAACGAATCCCCAGGGAGCAGTTAGGGTTGAACCGTTTATCAAAATCTGGTGATTCTTTCGGTTCTCCATTTATCGTAGCTCAGGCACATTCTGATCACAAACAACCAAGCATGGAATCCGTTGAGAAATTGCATGATGAGAATGTTTCTTTGCAGTCTGAGCAGCCTGTCTTACCTTCCAAATTAGTGTACAAAAATCCTCAGACAGTTGAAGAGGGCATTGACCAAAATGTACAAAGATCTGACTCCAAAAATGTAGTTTCCAATTCAGGTGATGGTCGTGAAACGGGCAGGCTAAAAGATAATTACGGAGACAGATCTATCAATGATAAACAAGCAGCACTGACTCAACTAAGAGCTGGTCAGGAAACTTCTCTCAAGCCTACAGATGATTCTGCTTCAGTTCCACCAGAATATGAATGGACCGAGATAAGTGGCAGTAAGGACTATGGAAACAATGGCAAGGGTCATGTAAATCCTGTGACTCAGAAACAGAACTCAATTACAGGTGGTGGTAATGGCGAATCAGCTGCTGGTGTTGGGACTACAGATATTCTTATTGATATCAATGATCGTTTTCCCCGTGATTTTATGTCTGATATATTTTCCAAAGCTGAGACAGATCCTTCTGGTGTCAGTCCACTTCCTGGGGATGGTGCTGGCTTGAGCTTGAACATGGAGAATCATGAACCTATGCATTGGTCGTACTTCCGAAATTTGGCTCAGAATGAATTTGTGAGAAAAGATGTATCCCTTATGGATCAGGACCACCTGGGTTTTATATCCCCACTGACAGGTATTGGAGAAGGAGCTCCAGTTGATTACAGCTTTCCACCTTTAAAGTCTGCTGGAGTTCTTTTTGGTCACAATGAATCACATATCAGTTTTGATGAGGATATTCGGCAAGATTTGTCATCTATAACAGGACCCACCACCATCAATGCAGATAATCCTTCTCTACCTGAGGGAATTGAAAGTGAGCAGGTGGATGGGGTAAATCATAGAGTACAAGAATCAGAATATGAG GATGACAAGCTGGATAACAACAACACAGGTGTACCACATGGAGATCTTTCTCTGGAAACTTTTGATATTACTACTTTGCAG ATCATAAGCAATGAAGATCTTGAAGAGCTTAGGGAATTGGGTTCTGGCACGTTTGGGACTGTTTATCATGGAAAGTGGAGGGGAACAGATGTTGCCATTAAGCGAATAAAGAAGAGTTGTTTCACAGGGCGCTCATCAGAGCAAGAAAGATTG ACAATTGAATTCTGGCGTGAAGCCGAAATTCTATCAAAACTTCACCATCCAAATGTGGTGGCATTTTATGGGGTCGTGCAGGACGGACCAGGGGCAACGATGGCCACTGTTGCGGAATTCATGGTGAATGGCTCTCTGAGGCATGTGCTACTTAGCAAAGAGAG ACATCTTGATCGTCGTAAAAGGCTCATTATTGCTATGGATGCAGCGTTTGGAATGGAGTATCTGCATTCAAAAAATATAGTCCATTTTGATCTGAAATGTGACAATTTGCTTGTAAACTTGAAAGACCCTTTACGACCCATTTGCAAG GTGGGAGATTTTGGGCTGtctaaaatcaaaagaaatacCCTAGTTACAGGTGGTGTGAGAGGAACCCTTCCATGGATGGCGCCTGAGCTTCTTAGTGGTAGCAGCAGTAAGGTTTCAGAAAAG GTTGATGTATTTTCCTTTGGCATTGTCTTATGGGAGATTCTTACTGGTGAGGAGCCTTATGCCAATATGCATTATGGAGCAATCATAG GAGGCATTGTCAATAATACATTGAGGCCACATGTGCCTGGCTATTGTGATGCCGAATGGAAGTTGCTGATGGAACAATGCTGGGCTCCTGATCCAACTATCCGCCCATCATTCACAGAAATTGCCAGACGGTTGCGTGTGATGTCTGCAGCGTGCCAAACTAAGCCGCAGCAGCAGCAGAACCAGGTAGCCAAGTAG
- the LOC126785674 gene encoding 60S ribosomal protein L7a-2-like, with protein MGPKKGAKLPVAASKKKPEKVVNPLFEKRPKQFGIGGALPPKRDLTRFVKWPKAVQIQRKKRILKQRLKVPPALNQFTKTLDKNLATSLFKMLLKYRPEDKAEKKERLLKRAEAEFQGKTVEAKKPIVVKYGLNHVTYLIEQNKAQLVVIAHDVDPIELVVWLPALCRKMEIPYCIVKGKARLGAIVHQKTASVLCLTTVKNEDKMEFSKVLEAIKANFNDKYEEYRKKWGGGIMGSKSQARTKAKERLLAKEAAQRMN; from the exons ATG GGTCCAAAGAAAGGCGCCAAGCTCCCAGTCGCAGCTTCCAAGAAGAAGCCG GAGAAGGTGGTGAACCCGCTCTTCGAGAAGCGTCCGAAGCAGTTCGGGATCGGAGGGGCGTTGCCTCCGAAGAGAGATCTGACCCGGTTCGTCAAATGGCCCAAGGCTGTTCAGATTCAGCGGAAGAAGCGCATCCTCAAGCAGCGCCTCAAGGTCCCTCCTGCTCTCAATCAGTTCACCAAGACCCTCGACAAGAACCTCG CGACAAGCCTGTTTAAAATGCTGCTCAAGTACAGGCCGGAAGACAAGGCGGAGAAGAAGGAGCGTCTTTTGAAGAGGGCGGAGGCCGAGTTCCAGGGGAAGACTGTGGAGGCCAAGAAGCCCATTGTCGTCAAGTATGGTCTCAACCATGTCACCTACCTCATTGAGCAG AACAAGGCCCAGCTGGTGGTTATTGCTCACGATGTCGATCCCATTGAGCTGGTTGTATGGCTCCCTGCTTTGTGCAGGAAGATGGAAATCCCGTACTGCATTGTCAAGGGAAAAGCACGTTTGGGAGCG ATTGTTCACCAGAAAACTGCCTCAGTTTTGTGCCTGACGACAGTCAAGAATGAGGACAAAATGGAGTTCAGCAAGGTCTTGGAGGCTATCAAG GCCAACTTCAACGATAAGTATGAGGAGTACAGGAAGAAGTGGGGTGGTGGCATCATGGGCTCCAAATCACAGGCCAGGACCAAGGCCAAGGAGAGGCTCCTTGCAAAGGAAGCTGCTcaaagaatgaattaa
- the LOC126785671 gene encoding APO protein 1, chloroplastic: MFLRPPTVSSTLWEPSPKGSCLSTIDFKLPQLSAARSYNLGFKFEHGKLCKGGSTCRTICSVSRKPSGEPPFRKRNTSPQNVDLPAVLPKQKKKPYPVPLKKIKQASKVIKKLAEKGIERPLEPPKNGLVDPDLIPVAHQVLHAWKTLIKGVAQLLHVIPVYGCLECSEVHVAQSGHQMQDCLGPSNATRRSFHSWMKGSINDVLVPIEAYHLYDPFGRRIKHETRFQYDRIPAIVELCIQAGVDIPEYPSRRRTKPIRMIGKKVIDRGGFVEAPEQWHAANPSSIAIADLDTHGASERFGPPLSSDIPKIAQETLDAYETVKYGVTKLMKKCSVKACGYCPEVHVGPWGHNAKLCGEFKHQWRDGKHGWQDATVDEVFPPNYVWHVKDPKGPPMKGGALKKFYGKVPAVVELCLQAGAGVPEKYKPMMRLDIVVPDIDEAQLVA, encoded by the exons ATGTTCCTGAGGCCTCCGACAGTATCCTCTACTTTGTGGGAACCATCTCCAAAAG GTTCTTGCCTCAGTACCATAGATTTCAAGCTACCTCAGTTATCAGCTGCGAGATCATATAATCTTGGCTTCAAG TTTGAGCATGGAAAGCTTTGTAAAGGGGGAAGTACATGTAGAACCATATGCTCTGTCAGTAGGAAGCCCAGTGGAGAACCACCTTTCAGGAAGCGAAACACATCTCCCCAAAATGTGGATCTTCCGGCTGTACTacctaagcaaaagaaaaaaccaTATCCTGTTCCTTTAAAAAAGATAAAGCAGGCCTCAAAGGTGATCAAAAAACTTGCAGAAAAGGGTATAGAAAGGCCGCTCGAACCTCCAAAAAACGGATTAGTTGACCCTGATCTGATTCCTGTTGCTCATCAAGTACTACATGCCTGGAAAACTTTGATTAAAGGCGTTGCACAGCTGTTGCATGTTATTCCAGTATATGGTTGCCT TGAATGCTCTGAGGTTCATGTAGCCCAGTCTGGCCATCAGATGCAGGACTGTCTAGGTCCATCAAATGCTACGCGCCGAAGCTTCCACTCATGGATGAAGGGTTCAATCAATGATGTACTTGTACCCATTGAAGCATATCATCTTTATGATCCTTTTGGTCGGCGCATTAAGCATGAGACTAGATTCCAATATGACAGGATTCCAGCAATAGTAGAGCTGTGTATCCAAGCTGGTGTGGACATACCTGAGTACCCTTCTCGGCGAAGAACCAAACCCATTCGAATGATTGGAAAGAAAGTGATCGATCGGGGTGGATTTGTTGAAGCGCCTGAGCAATGGCATGCTGCAAATCCATCTTCAATTGCTATTGCCGATCTTGATACTCATGGGGCTTCTGAACGGTTTGGACCTCCATTGTCATCAGATATTCCCAAGATTGCACAGGAGACGCTAGATGCATATGAAACTGTCAAGTATGGGGTGACAAAGCTAATGAAGAAATGCAGTGTGAAGGCATGTGGGTATTGCCCGGAGGTTCATGTAGGACCTTGGGGTCACAATGCAAAGCTCTGTGGAGAATTTAAGCACCAATGGAGGGATGGGAAGCATGGATGGCAGGATGCAACAGTGGATGAAGTTTTTCCTCCCAATTATGTATGGCATGTCAAAGATCCCAAAGGGCCTCCAATGAAGGGCGGTGCACTGAAGAAGTTTTACGGGAAGGTGCCAGCAGTGGTAGAGCTGTGCTTGCAAGCAGGTGCTGGGGTGCCTGAGAAATACAAGCCAATGATGAGGCTTGATATTGTAGTCCCTGACATTGATGAGGCACAGTTAGTTGCCTGA
- the LOC126785664 gene encoding potassium transporter 10-like, whose translation MATDEGTENNGPVWVLDQQFDQPMDEEARKLRNPYNGKKVSAFMVLQLAFQSLGVVYGDLGTSPLYVFYNTFPNGIGDPEDLVGALSVIIYSLTLIPLLKYVFIVCRANDNGQGGTFALYSLLCRYANIKATPNQDHTDETITTYSHSTFGGKSFAARTKRWLEGQPMMKNTLLILVLGGSSMVIGDGILTPAISVLSAVGGINVRRYEISNDVVVLVAVAMLVLLFTMQYHGTDKISWLFAPIVLLWFLFIGGIGLFNIWRYDRTVLKAFSPVYVYRFFKRGGKDGWTSLGGIMLSITGTEALFADLSHYPVLSIQIAFTSVVFPCLLLAYSGQAAYLMKHPDQVSNAFYHSIPDSIYWPVFVVATGAAVVASQSTITATFSLIKQALALGCFPRVKIVHTSKKYRHHIYIPEVNWLVMILCIGVTAGFKNQNQIGNASGTAVCMVMLVTTLLMILVMILVWRCHLILVLLFTGLSLVIEGTYFSAVLLKVNQGGWVPLVISAAFFVVMYTWHYGTVKLHEIEVHSKVSMAWILGLGASLGLVRIPGIGLVYTELTSGVPRIFSHFITNLPAIHDVVVFVCVKYLPVYTVQEEERFLVKQIGPKNFHMFRCVARYGYKDLHTRDDDFENKLFDSLFLFLRLESLAVASSASDVSSVLGDQAWPSRSGNSNSNIPYSTENPSLQSNDSIVPGGSPLHENNAMTCSDIQASSQVVQDEIDETVFLRNCRDAGVVHILGNTVVRASRDSNLWKRITIDYLYAFLRKIGRGNSVMLNVPHESLLNVGQVFHV comes from the exons ATGGCTACTGATGAAGGAACTGAAAACAACGGACCGGTGTGGGTTTTGGATCAGCAGTTTGATCAACCCATGGATGAAGAAGCTAGGAAGCTTAGAAATCCATATAATGGAAAG AAAGTTTCAGCATTTATGGTTCTGCAGCTTGCATTTCAAAGCCTTGGGGTGGTCTATGGAGATTTAGGCACATCCCCTCTCTATGTGTTCTACAACACTTTTCCTAATGGAATTGGTGACCCGGAGGATTTAGTTGGAGCTTTATCTGTGATCATATATTCTCTCACTCTAATTCCCCTCCTTAAGTATGTTTTCATTGTCTGTCGAGCAAATGACAATGGCCAAG GTGGAACATTTGCTCTTTATTCACTACTCTGTCGATATGCAAACATAAAGGCTACTCCGAACCAAGACCATACAGATGAGACTATAACAACATATAGTCATTCAACATTTGGGGGGAAATCGTTTGCTGCACGAACCAAGAGATGGTTGGAGGGACAACCAATGATGAAGAACACACTTCTAATTCTTGTTCTGGGTGGCTCTAGCATGGTGATTGGGGATGGGATTCTGACTCCAGCCATTTCAG TTCTGTCAGCAGTTGGTGGGATCAATGTGCGTCGCTATGAGATTAGCAATG ATGTAGTTGTGCTTGTTGCTGTGGCCATGCTAGTACTACTGTTTACAATGCAATACCATGGTACAGACAAAATTAGTTGGCTGTTCGCACCAATTGTGCTCCTCTGGTTTCTTTTTATTGGAGGGATTGGCTTGTTCAACATTTGGAGATATGATAGAACTGTTCTAAAAGCATTTTCTCCTGTGTATGTATATCGATTTTTTAAGCGGGGAGGAAAAGATGGTTGGACATCTCTAGGAGGTATTATGCTAAGCATAACAg GAACAGAAGCACTTTTTGCTGATCTGTCCCATTACCCTGTCCTGTCGATACAGATAGCTTTCACATCTGTCGTATTTCCTTGCCTTCTTTTAGCCTACTCAGGTCAAGCTGCTTACCTCATGAAGCATCCTGATCAAGTGTCCAATGCTTTTTACCATTCTATTCCAG ACAGCATATATTGGCCAGTGTTTGTTGTTGCTACTGGAGCAGCTGTCGTTGCAAGTCAGTCCACCATAACTGCAACCTTTTCACTAATCAAGCAGGCACTTGCACTTGGTTGTTTCCCGAGAGTCAAAATTGTACATACATCAAAGAAGTATCGTCACCACATCTATATTCCAGAAGTCAATTGGCTCGTTATGATTCTTTGCATTGGTGTAACTGCTGGCtttaaaaatcaaaaccaaattggtAACGCCTCCG GGACGGCAGTTTGTATGGTCATGTTGGTAACCACATTGCTTATGATTTTGGTCATGATTTTGGTCTGGCGCTGCCATTTGATTCTCGTCCTCCTCTTCACTGGTCTATCACTAGTAATAGAGGGCACTTACTTCTCTGCTGTACTACTCAAGGTCAATCAAGGTGGCTGGGTTCCCCTTGTGATCTCAGCAGCCTTCTTTGTTGTGATGTATACTTGGCATTATGGTACAGTAAAACTTCACGAGATTGAAGTCCACAGTAAGGTTTCAATGGCATGGATTCTCGGACTTGGCGCCAGTTTAGGATTGGTTCGCATACCTGGGATAGGCCTTGTATACACTGAGCTAACGAGTGGAGTGCCTCGCATCTTTTCTCACTTCATCACCAACCTACCCGCCATCCATGATGTTGTAGTCTTTGTCTGTGTCAAGTACCTTCCTGTGTACACTGtccaagaagaagagaggtTCCTAGTAAAGCAGATTGGCCCCAAGAACTTCCACATGTTTCGCTGCGTTGCGAGATATGGCTATAAAGACTTGCACACAAGAGATGACGATTTTGAGAATAAGCTCTTTGACAGTCTTTTCTTGTTTCTCCGGCTTGAGTCATTGGCAGTAGCATCTTCTGCCTCCGATGTATCTAGTGTACTTGGCGACCAAGCTTGGCCATCAAGAAGTGGTAATAGTAATAGCAACATACCTTACTCCACCGAAAACCCATCACTTCAGTCGAATGACTCAATCGTGCCGGGTGGTTCTCCACTACATGAAAACAATGCTATGACATGCTCTGATATTCAGGCAAGCAGCCAGGTAGTCCAAGACGAGATTGATGAGACAGTATTCTTGAGAAACTGTAGAGATGCAGGGGTGGTGCACATTCTTGGAAACACCGTAGTGAGAGCCAGTAGGGACTCAAACTTGTGGAAGAGAATAACCATTGACTACCTATATGCATTTCTCAGGAAGATAGGTAGGGGAAACAGTGTAATGTTAAACGTTCCTCATGAGAGCCTTTTGAATGTTGGGCAGGTATTCCATGTATGA
- the LOC126785665 gene encoding potassium transporter 10-like, which translates to MATTEENGSKGGVWVLDQQLDQPMDEEAKRLRNMYQEKKFSTAILLQLAFQSLGVVYGDLGTSPLYVFYNTFPKGIDDPDDLLGALSVIIYSLTLIPLVKYVFIVCRANDNGQGGTFALYSLLCRHAKLKAIPNQDRTDEELTTFSSSICGEHSFAAKTKRWLEGDTFLKSTLLILVLIGSCMVIGDGILTPAISVLSAVGGINVRHSQISNEVVVLFAVLVLVLLFTMQHHGTDKVGWLFAPIVLLWFLLIGGIGMYNIWKFDSSILKAFSPLYVYRFFKKGGKDGWTSLGGIMLSITGTEALFADLSHFPVPSIQIAFTCVVFPSLLLAYSGQAAYLMKHTDHVYGAFYHSIPERIYWPVFVIATAAAVVASQATITATFALVKQALALGCFPRVKVVHTSRKYRHQIYIPEVNWIVMVLCIAVTAGFKNQNQIGNASGTAVCIVMLVTTLLMILVMILVWHCHWILVLIFTGLSFIIEGTYFSAVLLKVNQGGWVPLVISAAFFIIMYGWHYGTVKRYEIEVHSKVSMAWILGLGPSLGLVRVPGVGLVYTELASGVPRIFSHFITNLPAIHSVVVFVCVKYLPVCTVPEEERFLVKRIGPKNFHMFRCVARYGYKDLHRKDDDFEKKLFDSLFMFLRLESLMEASSDSDVSTLLDQQTELSGNGLFSNNSDPYSIVDLSVASGDSIMPADSPLGANNAVISTHQVGVDEMEFLNNCKDAGVVHILGNTVVKARKNSKLWNKIAIDYLYAFLRKICRGNSVMFNIPHESLLNVGQIFYV; encoded by the exons ATGGCTACCACTGAAGAAAATGGGAGCAAAGGTGGAGTGTGGGTTTTGGATCAGCAGCTTGATCAGCCTATGGATGAGGAGGCCAAGAGGCTTAGAAATATGTACCAGGAAAAG AAATTTTCGACAGCAATTCTTCTGCAGCTAGCATTTCAGAGCCTTGGTGTGGTCTATGGAGATCTAGGGACATCTCCTTTATATGTCTTTTACAATACATTTCCGAAAGGAATCGACGATCCGGATGATTTACTTGGAGCTTTGTCTGTCATCATATATTCCCTCACTCTTATTCCACTTGTGAAGTATGTTTTTATCGTCTGTAGAGCAAATGACAATGGTCAAG GGGGAACATTTGCTCTCTATTCGCTGCTCTGTCGACATGCCAAATTAAAGGCTATTCCTAACCAGGACAGAACGGATGAGGAGCTAACAACTTTTAGCTCATCTATATGTGGTGAGCATTCGTTTGCAGCAAAAACCAAGAGATGGTTGGAGGGAGATACATTCCTGAAGAGCACACTACTTATTCTTGTTCTGATTGGATCTTGCATGGTGATCGGGGATGGGATTCTAACTCCAGCTATATCAG TTCTTTCAGCAGTTGGTGGGATCAATGTCCGTCACTCTCAGATTAGTAATG AGGTAGTCGTGCTTTTTGCTGTCCTTGTCCTGGTACTTCTGTTTACCATGCAACACCACGGTACAGATAAAGTTGGTTGGCTTTTTGCACCAATTGTGCTCCTCTGGTTTCTCTTGATTGGGGGGATTGGCATGTACAACATTTGGAAATTCGACAGTAGCATTTTGAAAGCATTTTCACCTTTGTATGTGTATCGGTTTTTTAAGAAGGGAGGAAAAGATGGGTGGACATCTCTGGGAGGTATAATGCTCAGTATAACAG GAACAgaagcactatttgctgacctGTCCCATTTTCCAGTGCCATCAATACAAATTGCTTTCACATGTGTTGTGTTTCCGTCCCTTCTGTTAGCTTACTCTGGTCAAGCCGCCTACCTCATGAAACATACTGATCACGTGTATGGTGCTTTTTACCATTCCATTCCAG AGAGGATATATTGGCCGGTATTTGTTATTGctactgctgctgctgttgttgCGAGCCAGGCCACAATAACTGCAACTTTTGCATTAGTTAAGCAGGCCCTTGCACTTGGTTGTTTCCCAAGAGTCAAAGTTGTACATACATCAAGGAAGTACCGTCACCAGATATATATTCCAGAAGTTAATTGGATTGTTATGGTTCTCTGCATTGCCGTGACTGCTGgattcaaaaatcaaaaccaaattggGAATGCCTCCG GGACAGCAGTTTGTATAGTTATGTTAGTGACCACATTGCTTATGATTTTGGTCATGATATTAGTGTGGCACTGCCATTGGATTCTTGTCCTGATCTTCACTGGCTTATCATTTATAATAGAGGGCACTTACTTTTCTGCTGTACTCCTCAAGGTCAATCAAGGTGGTTGGGTTCCTCTAGTGATATCAGCAGCCTTCTTTATTATTATGTATGGCTGGCATTATGGTACTGTGAAGCGCTATGAGATTGAGGTACACAGTAAGGTTTCGATGGCTTGGATTCTTGGACTTGGTCCCAGTTTAGGACTGGTTCGTGTACCTGGTGTAGGCCTTGTCTACACTGAGCTAGCAAGTGGAGTTCCCCGTATCTTCTCTCACTTTATCACTAACCTACCCGCCATTCATTCTGTTGTTGTCTTTGTCTGTGTTAAGTACCTTCCTGTCTGTACAGTCCCAGAAGAAGAGCGGTTCCTTGTAAAGCGGATCGGACCCAAGAATTTCCACATGTTCCGTTGTGTTGCCAGATATGGGTATAAAGATCTCCATAGAAAAGATGATGATTTTGAGAAAAAGCTCTTTGACAGCCTTTTCATGTTTCTCCGGCTGGAGTCCCTGATGGAGGCATCATCGGATTCTGATGTATCTACTCTACTTGACCAGCAAACTGAGCTATCAGGAAATGGCCTGTTCAGTAATAACAGTGATCCTTACTCCATTGTAGATCTTTCAGTTGCATCGGGGGATTCAATTATGCCAGCTGATTCTCCGCTGGGCGCAAATAATGCTGTGATATCCACCCATCAGGTGGGGGTGGATGAGATGGAGTTCTTGAACAACTGTAAAGATGCAGGGGTGGTGCACATACTGGGAAATACTGTAGTGAAAGCCAGGAAGAACTCAAAATTGTGGAATAAGATAGCTATTGATTATCTCTATGCATTTCTTAGGAAGATATGCAGGGGAAATAGTGTAATGTTTAACATTCCTCATGAGAGTCTCTTGAATGTTGGGCAGATATTCTATGTATGA